A region from the Onychostoma macrolepis isolate SWU-2019 chromosome 18, ASM1243209v1, whole genome shotgun sequence genome encodes:
- the LOC131524790 gene encoding uncharacterized protein LOC131524790, with product MYTRAVWREGTQEEEGVVPDSWIDREMRTVRWPRKMSVTKTEKAIKDKINPHDDWMTFSLIKIKLTSDKRRECDTYNLTSQAEEDDEVIRSMRKRTKKVIPEGFVRNELTDSDESVRGVKLPTFPAAPRKLQPIEDTNMLHNTSHEDGAMSGQVERADSPRGSEMSTPNSVSQTLDGLMEALSGPEKCAARSRRKEMSNASTAPRIRDLSTPRSRHARDGYRSRSNSGSTIRSWHSDCSRPTFRSRHDGSRHSDVRSRHDRSRSDAPSPGQVRSRHNKRAQRCDVRYRSDDRSRSDAPSPLARHDKRAQHSDLSTPPL from the exons ATGTACACGAGGGCTGTTTGGAGGGAGGGTACCCAAGAGGAGGAGGGTGTAGTTCCTGACAGTTGGATCGACAGAGAAATGAGAACCGTCAGATGGCCACGTAAAATGAGCgttacaaaaacagaaaaagccaTTAAAGACAAAATTAACCCCCATGATGACTGGATGACATTCTCATTAATTAAGATAAAACTTACTTCAG ATAAGCGTCGTGAATGTGACACCTACAACCTGACCAGCCAGGCAGAGGAGGACGATGAGGTGATTAGATCAATGAGGAAGCGCACTAAAAAAGTAATTCCGGAGGGTTTTGTTAGAAATG AATTAACGGATTCGGATGAGAGTGTCAGGG GCGTCAAGCTACCCACCTTCCCTGCTGCACCAAGGAAGCTGCAGCCCATTGAGGACACCAACATGTTGCACAATACTT CCCATGAAGATGGAGCCATGTCTGGCCAAGTAGAGCGTGCGGACAGTCCCCGGGGCAGTGAAATGTCCACTCCTA ACTCTGTAAGTCAAACCTTGGATGGCCTGATGGAAGCCCTCTCTGGCCCAGAGAAATGCGCTGCCAGATCTCGGCGCAaggaaatgtcca ATGCAAGCACAGCACCTCGGATCAGAGACCTGTCGACACCCA GATCTCGTCATGCGAGGGATGGCTATCGCTCCAG GTCCAACAGTGGATCCACCATCAGGTCCTGGCACAGTGATTGTTCGAGACCCACCTTCAGGTCCAGACATGATGGGTCACGGCACAGTGATG TCAGGTCCAGACATGACCGATCCCGTAGTGATGCCCCCAGTCCAGGTCAGGTCAGGTCCAGACACAATAAAAGAGCACAGCGATGTGATGTCCGATACCGTAGTGATGACCGATCCCGTAGTGATGCCCCCAGTCCCCTGGCCAGACACGATAAAAGAGCACAGCACAGTGATCTCAGCACCCCCCCCCTATGA
- the LOC131524788 gene encoding extracellular calcium-sensing receptor-like, translating to MGLIMWLWMVGFIVEMVSVCGARLSCGLQGRFVSESLYKEGDVIIGGLFPVHVEAPEPYHAFTQIQHLSRCQGVDLRSYRWLRSMIFTVEEINRDPVLLPNITLGYLVADTCLAEGTTLSAALALVTGQEETVSGAECSGIPMVPVIIGDARSSASIVVADTLGVFDIPMVSYFASCACLSDRRRFHSFLRTVPSDAFQAKAMARLLNLLGWTWVGVVAGDDEYGKSGVQLLLKELENTGICVDYLEFIPKSHSQSRIRRIVERIQSSTARVVVTFAIAPDIEVLFKEVVVQNVTDKQWIATEAWSTSILFFDPASSSLLAGTIGFALRRAVIQGLGDFLTQLSPVKQPNEPFVKDVWEEMFQCSLAQDWQPSSKIPKCTGSENLEKYGHIYTDVSQLRVTYNVYKAVYAIANAIHNMMACQPGRGPFENGECPDVIQLKPRQLLHYLNAVNFTTPVGELVYFEDNGEPSASYDIMNWHVDESGAVNFIQVGQFDAAKGPGQELNINLEKVVWGGGWADQVPVSVCSASCLPGTRKAVQKGKPVCCFDCLPCAAGEVSNLTDSTECMRCPEMFWSNTERTRCIPKVVEFLSLQDTMGIVLTVLSVTGATLTTTVLAAFFHHRDTPLVRANNSELSFLLLVSLTLCFLCALVFIGRPAPWNCMLRHTLFGVSFVICIACVLSKTVVVLVAFRATLPGSNLMQYFGPIQQRAGIFFCTLVQIVICLLWLLLAPPLPTESAGGELGARVILQCTVGSVVGFVLVLGYIGLLAVVCFLLAFFARKLPDNFNETKFITFSMLIFCAVWIAFVPAYVSSPGKYTVAVEIFAILASSYGLLLCIFTPKCYIILLKPEKNTKKNMMAR from the exons ATGGGATTGATTATGTGGTTGTGGATGGTTGGATTTATTGTAGAGATGGTCAGTGTTTGTGGTGCACGCCTCTCCTGCGGTCTGCAGGGCAGATTTGTTTCTGAAAGTCTCTATAAAGAGGGAGATGTGATAATTGGTGGTCTGTTTCCAGTTCATGTTGAAGCACCAGAGCCTTATCATGCTTTTACTCAAATACAGCATCTTTCTCGCTGCCAGGG TGTTGACCTTCGTTCATACCGCTGGCTCAGAAGTATGATCTTCACAGTGGAGGAGATTAATCGGGACCCTGTCCTGCTTCCAAACATTACTCTGGGGTACCTGGTAGCTGACACCTGCCTAGCTGAGGGCACAACACTGAGTGCTGCTTTAGCTCTGGTAACAGGGCAGGAGGAGACAGTGTCGGGAGCAGAATGCAGCGGGATACCAATGGTGCCTGTCATTATCGGTGATGCTCGTTCATCTGCCTCAATAGTGGTGGCTGACACGCTGGGAGTGTTTGATATCCCCATg GTGAGTTATTTTGCGTCCTGTGCTTGTCTCAGTGACAGGCGCAGATTTCACTCTTTCCTGCGCACTGTTCCCAGTGATGCTTTCCAGGCCAAGGCTATGGCCCGTCTGCTGAACCTGCTGGGCTGGACTTGGGTGGGGGTGGTCGCAGGGGATGATGAATATGGTAAAAGTGGCGTGCAGCTCCTTTTGAAAGAACTGGAAAATACAGGGATCTGTGTGGACTACCTGGAATTCATTCCAAAATCACACTCACAAAGCAGGATCAGGCGGATTGTGGAGAGGATCCAGAGTTCCACAGCTCGTGTTGTGGTAACATTTGCCATTGCCCCTGACATAGAAGTCCTGTTCAAGGAAGTGGTGGTGCAGAATGTGACTGACAAGCAGTGGATAGCCACAGAGGCCTGGAGCACCTCTATTCTGTTCTTTGACCCAGCAAGCAGTTCTCTCCTAGCTGGTACCATTGGCTTTGCCCTGCGTCGGGCTGTTATTCAGGGTCTTGGTGATTTTCTTACCCAGTTGAGCCCTGTGAAGCAACCCAATGAACCGTTCGTAAAAGATGTTTGGGAAGAAATGTTTCAGTGCTCGCTGGCACAGGACTGGCAGCCTTCATCTAAAATTCCAAAGTGCACAGGCTCAGAGAATCTCGAGAAATATGGCCACATCTACACAGATGTTTCACAGCTGAGAGTCACTTACAATGTGTATAAGGCTGTGTATGCTATTGCCAATGCTATTCACAACATGATGGCCTGTCAGCCAGGTAGAGGGCCATTTGAAAATGGAGAATGTCCTGATGTGATTCAATTAAAGCCCAGGCAG CTTCTGCATTACTTAAATGCAGTAAACTTCACAACACCAGTGGGTGAGCTGGTTTATTTTGAAGATAATGGCGAGCCATCTGCCTCTTATGACATTATGAACTGGCATGTAGATGAAAGCGGAGCAGTGAATTTCATCCAGGTTGGGCAATTTGATGCAGCCAAAGGGCCAGGCCAGGAGCTGAACATTAACCTTGAGAAAGTGGTTTGGGGAGGGGGGTGGGCGGACCAG GTTCCTGTATCTGTGTGCAGTGCAAGCTGTCTTCCAGGCACTAGAAAGGCTGTACAAAAAGGAAAACCTGTCTGCTGTTTTGACTGCCTCCCTTGTGCAGCAGGGGAAGTCAGTAACTTGACAG ACTCTACAGAGTGTATGAGATGTCCTGAGATGTTCTGGTCAAACACTGAAAGAACAAGGTGCATCCCAAAGGTTGTGGAGTTTCTGTCTTTGCAAGATACCATGGGAATTGTCCTGACAGTCTTATCCGTCACTGGGGCAACACTGACCACGACTGTTCTGGCTGCCTTTTTCCATCATCGTGACACACCCCTCGTACGAGCCAACAACTCAGAGCTGAGCTTCCTGCTATTGGTTTCGCTCACCCTTTGCTTCTTGTGCGCGCTGGTTTTTATTGGCCGCCCTGCGCCGTGGAACTGCATGCTACGTCACACCTTGTTTGGAGTAAGCTTTGTGATCTGCATTGCCTGTGTCCTCAGTAAGACTGTGGTGGTTTTAGTGGCTTTTCGGGCCACTCTGCCTGGATCTAACTTGATGCAGTACTTTGGGCCCATCCAGCAGAGGGCAGGCATCTTCTTTTGCACGCTGGTTCAGATTGTCATATGTTTATTGTGGCTGCTGCTGGCTCCCCCTCTGCCCACAGAGAGTGCAGGAGGTGAGCTTGGTGCTCGAGTGATCCTGCAGTGCACGGTGGGATCTGTTGTGGGGTTTGTACTAGTACTGGGCTACATCGGTCTGTTAGCAGTGGTCTGCTTTCTGCTGGCCTTCTTTGCTCGAAAGCTCCCAGACAATTTCAATGAGACTAAATTCATTACTTTCAGCATGCTGATCTTCTGTGCTGTGTGGATTGCATTTGTGCCGGCATACGTCAGCTCACCGGGGAAGTACACGGTAGCTGTGGAGATTTTTGCCATTTTGGCTTCCAGTTACGGCCTGTTGCTGTGTATATTCACCCCAAAATGTTACATCATTCTGCTTAAACCtgagaaaaatacaaaaaagaacATGATGGCCAGATAA
- the LOC131524789 gene encoding uncharacterized protein LOC131524789, which produces MTLRVRQWRKRQRELDQLLCYSGSDEEGIENNCNSVSGTQSSFSSDGVPGTPDSLMSDSVLGASDDFDFDTDVDYCSTDSEQEPNETEVTSFEDELRQWALEYRLTHRALNGLLSILRKQGHLLPADCRTLLATPRHNTTEPKCGGQYKYYGLEKGICRYLSQMESNEVHLSVNVDGIPLFRSSGVQFWPILVKCGHFDPFIVAMFSGQSKPSPLEEYLKDFVTEYKHLKDNGIVFKGQTYTVNIDALICDAPARAYLKCIKGHTAYESCERCLIRGTRVERRIVFSEQECTSRTDDGFSRVEYGNHQTGISPFIAAGIPCISSFVLDYMHIVCLGVVRRLLIYLTRGPKVCRLSVRQKDAISQKLIALRGKMPSEFARQPWGLHEIDRWKATELRQFLLYTGPVVLKTVLSPEKYKHFLSLTVSMSIMLESDERIRNAYLQYSQELIKHFVMTCSDLYGKTFPVYNVHGLINLQEDASHFNCSLNDISCFPFENYLQQVKKHVRSGRSPLEQVTRRLSEMEQSEVDNSQRHPKVFASVKEKDSCFLLRDNNFAFVRQKNEDGTFACDILRQRHTSPLFHQPCSSGLLNIVCIGNGHVRMKNALLQERDLFRKVACLPQEAGGFVLIPLRHGLEHTY; this is translated from the coding sequence ATGACTTTGAGAGTAAGACAGTGGCGAAAACGCCAAAGAGAACTGGATCAACTACTATGTTATTCTGGCAGTGATGAAGAGGGCattgaaaataattgcaacaGTGTGTCTGGGACTCAAAGTAGTTTCAGCAGTGACGGTGTGCCTGGGACCCCAGATAGTTTAATGAGTGACAGTGTTCTTGGGGCATCAGATGATTTTGACTTTGACACTGATGTGGACTATTGCTCTACTGACTCTGAACAGGAACCAAATGAAACTGAAGTGACCAGCTTTGAGGACGAACTGAGACAGTGGGCCTTAGAGTACAGATTGACACACAGAGCGCTTAATGGTCTATTGTCCATATTAAGAAAGCAAGGGCACTTATTGCCCGCGGATTGCCGGACACTCCTTGCTACACCACGGCATAACACAACAGAGCCTAAATGTGGTGGGCAGTACAAGTACTACGGCTTAGAAAAGGGTATCTGTCGTTATTTAAGTCAGATGGAGAGCAATGAAGTGCACCTCAGCGTAAACGTTGATGGCATCCCACTTTTCAGAAGTAGTGGTGTCCAATTCTGGCCAATACTGGTGAAGTGTGGCCATTTTGATCCATTCATTGTAGCCATGTTTAGTGGACAAAGTAAGCCAAGTCCTCTTGAGGAGTATTTAAAAGACTTTGTGACTGAATACAAACATCTGAAGGACAATGGAATAGTTTTTAAAGGCCAGACTTACACTGTCAATATTGATGCACTGATATGTGATGCGCCAGCAAGGGCATATCTGAAGTGTATTAAGGGTCATACTGCCTATGAGAGTTGTGAAAGATGTTTAATCAGAGGTACTCGTGTTGAGAGAAGAATAGTTTTCAGTGAACAGGAATGCACTTCTCGAACAGATGACGGTTTCTCCAGAGTGGAGTACGGGAACCACCAAACCGGTATCAGCCCCTTCATTGCTGCAGGAATTCCTTGCATCAGCTCTTTTGTCCTGGATTATATGCATATCGTCTGCTTGGGAGTAGTTAGGCGCCTGTTAATTTACTTGACTCGTGGCCCAAAAGTCTGCCGTTTATCTGTGAGGCAAAAGGATGCAATTTCTCAAAAACTAATTGCACTGAGAGGGAAGATGCCAAGTGAATTTGCTCGACAACCGTGGGGTTTGCATGAAATTGATAGGTGGAAAGCCACTGAGCTAAGGCAGTTTTTGCTGTACACAGGTCCTGTGGTTTTGAAAACTGTGTTATCCCctgaaaaatacaaacatttcttGTCCTTGACCGTATCCATGTCGATAATGCTGGAGTCAGATGAGCGGATTCGAAATGCCTATCTCCAATATTCTCAAGAACTAATCAAACATTTTGTCATGACCTGTTCTGACCTGTATGGCAAGACCTTTCCTGTATACAATGTACATGGACTAATTAATCTCCAAGAGGATGCCAGCCACTTCAACTGTTCCTTAAATGACATTtcctgttttccatttgaaaacTACCTGCAGCAAGTCAAGAAACACGTAAGGAGTGGGAGAAGTCCCTTGGAACAAGTGACTAGGCGTTTGTCTGAAATGGAGCAATCAGAAGTGGACAATAGCCAAAGACACCCTAAAGTGTTTGCCTCTGTTAAAGAAAAGGACAGCTGTTTTCTTTTGAGGGACAACAACTTTGCTTTTGTTCGACAGAAAAATGAAGACGGGACTTTTGCTTGTGACATTCTGCGCCAGCGCCACACTTCACCATTATTTCACCAACCGTGTAGCTCTGGACTTCTGAACATAGTGTGCATAGGAAATGGTCATGTCAGGATGAAAAATGCACTACTACAAGAAAGGGATCTGTTCCGGAAGGTGGCCTGCCTGCCACAAGAAGCTGGTGGTTTTGTCCTTATACCCCTTCGCCATGGTCTGGAACACACATATTAA